Proteins found in one Campylobacter concisus genomic segment:
- a CDS encoding GGDEF domain-containing response regulator yields the protein MERILVVDDNKALAKLIVMQMEKTIDDMTIDVAYSFAEAKTLISEHDKDYFMTILDLNLPDAPNGEIVDYALSKGLSAIVLTGSIDDETRQNFINKDIVDYVYKGNMDDINYIFQMINRLSKNRQYKVLVVEDSLPFRNMIKKILTSLQFKVLAAAHGEEAMNYFVDNPDINLIITDYRMPVKDGLEVLKEVRKEKDKNSLGVIVMTSPSEKTDASIFLKNGASDFIAKPFSKEELICRVNNTIEAMENINKIANFANRDFLTGVYNRRFFYSDVEEYVQVAEEANEPYAFAMIDIDYFKKINDKYGHDGGDKVLKSIAKILNDNTKGSDIVARFGGEEFCVVLKKINKEEAVKFFVNLRAKVAENKVTIKKEKVKVTISIGVSFGNGHCEIDDMLEACDSALYIAKENGRNRVEIAL from the coding sequence ATGGAAAGAATCCTTGTAGTTGATGATAATAAGGCGTTAGCAAAGCTGATTGTTATGCAAATGGAAAAGACTATTGATGATATGACAATTGATGTAGCATACAGTTTTGCCGAGGCTAAGACGTTAATTAGCGAGCATGACAAAGATTATTTTATGACTATTTTGGATTTAAATTTACCAGATGCTCCAAATGGTGAAATTGTTGATTATGCACTTTCCAAAGGGCTTTCAGCTATCGTTTTAACAGGTAGCATCGACGATGAAACAAGGCAAAATTTTATAAATAAAGATATTGTGGATTATGTTTATAAAGGAAATATGGACGATATCAACTATATTTTCCAAATGATAAATAGACTGAGCAAAAATAGGCAATACAAGGTTTTGGTTGTTGAAGACTCGCTTCCTTTTAGAAATATGATAAAAAAGATATTAACTAGCCTTCAGTTTAAGGTTTTGGCCGCAGCTCACGGCGAAGAGGCGATGAACTATTTTGTGGATAATCCTGATATAAATCTTATAATAACTGATTATAGAATGCCGGTAAAAGATGGCCTTGAAGTTTTAAAAGAGGTTAGAAAAGAAAAAGATAAAAATAGTCTTGGCGTAATCGTTATGACATCTCCTAGCGAAAAGACTGACGCGTCGATATTTTTAAAAAATGGTGCGAGCGATTTTATAGCAAAACCATTTTCAAAAGAAGAGCTAATATGCCGTGTTAATAATACGATCGAAGCTATGGAAAATATAAACAAGATAGCAAATTTTGCAAATCGCGACTTCTTAACCGGAGTTTATAATAGAAGATTTTTTTATTCTGACGTAGAAGAGTATGTTCAAGTAGCTGAAGAGGCTAATGAGCCTTACGCTTTTGCAATGATTGATATTGATTATTTCAAAAAGATAAATGATAAATATGGTCACGATGGCGGAGATAAGGTACTAAAATCAATCGCAAAAATTTTAAATGATAATACAAAAGGAAGTGATATAGTTGCTAGATTTGGCGGCGAAGAATTTTGCGTTGTCCTTAAAAAGATAAATAAAGAAGAAGCTGTTAAATTTTTTGTAAATTTACGAGCCAAAGTGGCTGAAAATAAAGTAACTATAAAAAAGGAAAAAGTAAAAGTTACTATATCAATAGGCGTATCTTTTGGCAATGGGCATTGCGAGATAGACGATATGCTTGAGGCTTGCGATTCAGCACTTTACATCGCAAAAGAAAATGGTAGAAACAGAGTAGAAATAGCTTTATGA
- a CDS encoding adenylate kinase, producing the protein MKNLFLIIGAPGSGKTTDASIIAQQDEKFAHFSTGDLLRAEVASGSELGKLIDGFISKGNLVPLDVVVNAIVSAIKSSNKSNIIIDGYPRSVEQMTELDKVLSEQDEISLKGVIEVDVSEEVARARVLGRARGADDNNEVFNNRMKVYLDPIVPIREFYSKKELLHVVNGERGIDEIVADIKNLLAKLL; encoded by the coding sequence ATGAAGAATTTATTTTTAATCATAGGCGCTCCAGGCTCCGGCAAAACAACAGACGCATCAATCATCGCACAGCAAGATGAGAAATTTGCACACTTTTCAACTGGCGATCTTTTAAGAGCTGAAGTCGCAAGTGGTAGCGAGCTTGGCAAACTTATAGACGGCTTTATCTCAAAAGGAAATTTAGTTCCACTTGACGTCGTCGTAAATGCGATCGTATCAGCTATCAAAAGCTCAAATAAATCAAACATCATAATCGACGGCTACCCAAGAAGCGTTGAGCAAATGACTGAGCTTGACAAGGTCTTAAGCGAGCAAGATGAAATTTCTCTAAAAGGCGTAATTGAAGTTGACGTGAGTGAGGAAGTAGCAAGAGCTAGAGTGCTCGGCCGTGCAAGAGGCGCTGATGACAACAACGAAGTATTTAACAACCGCATGAAAGTATATCTTGATCCGATCGTACCTATCCGTGAATTTTACAGCAAAAAAGAACTACTTCATGTAGTAAACGGTGAACGCGGTATAGACGAGATCGTAGCTGATATTAAAAATTTACTAGCTAAACTTTTATAA
- a CDS encoding NirD/YgiW/YdeI family stress tolerance protein, with protein MKKIIIASLAASIAMAGGFTSKYSSEVISVKEALKLKDDAKVVLEGKIKSHIKSDKYEFIDKNGDVIIIEIDNKKWGNITANEDTPLRIRGEVDKDLMKTEIDVDSIEVIK; from the coding sequence ATGAAAAAAATCATAATCGCTTCACTAGCTGCTAGCATCGCAATGGCTGGGGGCTTCACATCAAAATACTCAAGTGAAGTGATAAGCGTAAAAGAGGCTTTGAAACTAAAAGACGACGCTAAAGTCGTACTTGAGGGCAAAATAAAATCGCATATAAAATCAGACAAATATGAATTTATCGATAAAAATGGTGATGTCATTATTATTGAGATCGATAACAAAAAATGGGGTAACATAACAGCCAACGAAGATACACCTTTAAGAATAAGAGGCGAAGTGGATAAAGACCTTATGAAAACAGAGATCGATGTCGATAGCATAGAGGTTATAAAGTAG
- the fdhD gene encoding formate dehydrogenase accessory sulfurtransferase FdhD: MQPIFTTQITKFKGAQKSAVDDILVREIKLEIYINGKRFGALMATPTDQEALAAGYLISENLIASPEDIESIELSSDALSVRVKAKINEKRLEQFDEEKVIISGCGRSSTANIDPGAMAARSIKADVKFNKDEILRQMGQFYTQCELYEMTGCVHTAKLFVNGEQFYIGEDIAQHNTIDKAVGKAILAGAQLQNSFLMVSGRLSSEMVAKAVMHGIPVLVSRTAPTSLGVVIARKFNLTLCGFARGENINVYSGAERIYE; the protein is encoded by the coding sequence ATGCAACCTATTTTTACGACCCAAATCACCAAATTTAAAGGCGCGCAAAAAAGCGCCGTTGATGATATTTTGGTGCGCGAGATCAAGCTTGAGATCTACATAAACGGCAAGCGTTTCGGCGCGCTCATGGCGACTCCGACCGATCAGGAGGCTCTAGCTGCTGGCTACCTAATCAGCGAAAATTTGATCGCAAGCCCTGAGGATATCGAGAGCATAGAGCTTTCAAGCGACGCTTTAAGCGTGCGGGTAAAGGCTAAAATCAACGAAAAGCGCCTCGAGCAGTTTGACGAGGAAAAGGTGATAATCAGCGGCTGCGGACGCAGCTCGACGGCAAATATCGACCCGGGGGCTATGGCGGCGCGCTCCATAAAGGCCGACGTCAAATTTAACAAAGACGAAATTTTGCGCCAGATGGGGCAGTTTTACACGCAGTGCGAGCTTTACGAGATGACGGGCTGCGTGCATACGGCTAAGCTTTTCGTGAACGGAGAGCAGTTTTACATCGGCGAGGATATCGCTCAGCATAACACCATAGACAAAGCCGTCGGCAAAGCTATACTAGCCGGCGCGCAGCTGCAAAATTCGTTTTTGATGGTGAGCGGCAGGCTCAGCTCCGAAATGGTCGCAAAAGCCGTCATGCACGGCATCCCAGTGCTCGTCTCGCGTACGGCTCCGACTAGTCTTGGCGTCGTGATAGCGCGTAAATTTAACCTAACGCTGTGCGGCTTTGCTCGCGGCGAAAACATAAACGTGTATAGCGGCGCAGAGAGAATCTATGAGTGA
- a CDS encoding NAD(+) kinase, with protein MKNEQKFNTFCTKKVGLIAKDYPLFRQDLEKLEKILKKYNAEILLERNCAKRIENNGFELIKLAKECEFLITLGGDGTIISTCRKLAHISPLVLGIHAGRLGFLTDIMINESEKFFKDFFDGKFEVEMPFMLDVALHKNDGKTEQKIAFNDAVIVSKNGGSMTHIEALLNEKYFNSYFGDGVIVATPAGTTAYNMSANGPIIYPLSEVFTVTPICSHSLTQRPVVLTKNHTVKFRTNSDAILVLDGQDRFDMSKISAVSMSLSDKKARLIRHIGRDYFQILKEKLHWGYND; from the coding sequence ATGAAAAATGAACAAAAATTTAATACTTTTTGCACAAAAAAAGTAGGACTTATTGCCAAAGATTATCCATTATTTAGGCAAGATTTAGAAAAATTAGAAAAAATTTTAAAAAAGTATAACGCAGAAATTTTGCTTGAAAGAAATTGTGCTAAGCGTATAGAAAACAATGGTTTTGAGCTGATAAAATTAGCCAAAGAGTGCGAATTTTTAATCACTCTTGGCGGAGATGGTACGATCATTTCAACTTGTAGAAAGCTAGCTCACATTTCGCCGCTAGTCCTTGGCATACACGCTGGTAGACTTGGATTTCTAACTGACATAATGATTAATGAGAGTGAGAAATTTTTTAAAGACTTTTTTGATGGTAAATTTGAGGTTGAAATGCCTTTTATGCTTGACGTCGCGCTTCACAAAAATGATGGCAAAACCGAGCAAAAGATAGCATTTAACGATGCAGTCATCGTTAGTAAAAATGGCGGTTCGATGACACATATCGAGGCACTTTTAAATGAAAAATATTTTAATTCATATTTTGGAGACGGCGTTATAGTAGCGACACCTGCTGGAACAACGGCATATAACATGAGCGCAAATGGCCCTATTATCTATCCATTAAGCGAAGTTTTTACAGTAACTCCTATATGCTCGCACTCACTTACACAGCGTCCAGTCGTGCTTACGAAAAATCACACGGTTAAATTTAGAACAAATAGCGATGCGATTTTGGTACTTGACGGACAAGATAGGTTTGATATGAGTAAAATTTCAGCCGTCAGCATGAGTCTGAGCGATAAAAAAGCGAGGCTGATACGCCATATCGGCAGAGATTATTTTCAAATTTTAAAAGAGAAACTTCACTGGGGTTATAATGATTGA
- a CDS encoding TatD family hydrolase: MIIDTHCHLDSKVYDPDLDKILDEARNLGLKGFIIPGADINDLPKAAKIARENSDIFFAAGVHPYDKESFSIEILRNFAKDEKCVAIGECGLDYFRLPKDESEKIKEKEDQKRIFLAQLDLAVELKKPVILHIREANEDSFNILKEYAPKLEAGAILHCYNASPLLLELCKFGNFYFGIGGVLTFKNAKNLVEILPKIPFDRIVIETDAPYLTPEPNRGKRNEPAFTTFVAKKIAEILNLEFEVVCEKTSNNAKRLFKCFA; the protein is encoded by the coding sequence ATGATTATAGATACGCATTGTCATTTGGATAGTAAAGTTTATGATCCTGACCTTGATAAAATTTTAGATGAAGCTAGAAATTTAGGGCTAAAGGGCTTTATTATCCCGGGAGCTGATATCAATGATTTACCAAAAGCGGCTAAAATAGCGCGTGAAAATTCTGACATTTTCTTTGCCGCTGGAGTTCATCCATATGATAAAGAGAGTTTTAGCATTGAAATTTTAAGAAATTTTGCTAAAGATGAAAAGTGTGTGGCGATTGGTGAATGTGGTCTTGACTACTTTCGCTTGCCAAAAGATGAAAGTGAAAAGATAAAAGAAAAAGAGGATCAAAAACGTATTTTTTTAGCTCAACTTGATTTAGCTGTTGAGTTAAAAAAACCCGTTATTCTTCACATTAGGGAGGCTAATGAGGACTCTTTTAACATCTTAAAAGAGTATGCACCAAAGCTTGAAGCTGGAGCGATTTTGCACTGTTATAATGCTTCGCCACTTCTTTTAGAGCTTTGTAAATTTGGGAATTTTTATTTTGGTATAGGTGGTGTTTTAACATTTAAAAATGCTAAAAATTTAGTCGAAATTTTGCCAAAAATCCCATTTGATAGGATAGTTATTGAAACTGACGCTCCTTATCTCACGCCAGAACCAAATCGTGGTAAGAGAAATGAGCCGGCGTTTACGACATTTGTTGCTAAAAAGATAGCTGAAATTTTAAACCTTGAGTTTGAAGTTGTTTGTGAAAAAACTTCAAATAATGCCAAAAGGTTGTTTAAGTGCTTTGCTTAA
- a CDS encoding helix-turn-helix domain-containing protein: MGTVNFREVLKEELKNPEFKAQYDALEDEYKAIEALIDARSEAGLTQSEVAKRMGITQSAVARIESGAYNIKYKTFFNYIKACGKRVAIV; encoded by the coding sequence ATGGGAACCGTTAATTTTAGAGAAGTTTTAAAAGAAGAGCTAAAAAATCCGGAATTTAAAGCGCAATACGATGCGTTAGAGGACGAATATAAAGCCATAGAAGCTTTAATAGACGCCAGAAGCGAAGCCGGGCTAACTCAAAGCGAGGTAGCTAAAAGGATGGGCATAACCCAATCAGCCGTAGCTAGGATAGAAAGCGGAGCGTATAATATCAAGTATAAAACATTCTTTAACTACATAAAAGCTTGCGGTAAAAGAGTGGCGATAGTTTGA
- a CDS encoding AAA family ATPase — protein MIDRILIKDYLNFKNVELNFKEGLSVFTGVSGAGKSVLMSAIMAVFGLKDSEARLIEADVEHKFELDEFGIENEEVNLFKLLKDKSTRYFINQQAISKKNLAQVAREHIKYLSAKEANEFENEKFLNLLDRLEISKNENFKEIKQEFEEAFLEFSKISKELATIKEEEKKVEELKELASFEIEKIRSVGPKKGEFEELMETKKRLSKKDKINEAWARADRIFELEHSVNEALSISDLDNGFFEDAMNELRVARDSLNMEELDDIDVESVLDRIEALNAIIRRYGSEEEALEALDKKEKELARYENLSFEKSELEKKFEILSKKANELAGILSRARVANLKELETMINLYLKELYMPDITLKIEEKRLDILGLDEVCLNLNETSLKNLSSGELNRLRLAFIAASSEITKTGGDVIILDEIDANLSGKEAMSIANVLLKLANFYQIFAISHQPQLSSKANSHFLVERHGESSVVRELDKEERVNELARMISGEHISEEAINFAKGLLK, from the coding sequence ATGATTGATCGAATTTTGATTAAAGATTATCTAAATTTTAAAAATGTCGAGCTAAATTTCAAAGAGGGTCTTAGCGTATTTACGGGCGTTAGTGGCGCTGGCAAGTCGGTGCTGATGAGCGCGATAATGGCTGTTTTTGGGCTAAAAGATAGCGAAGCAAGGCTGATAGAAGCTGACGTGGAGCATAAATTTGAACTTGATGAGTTTGGCATAGAAAACGAAGAAGTCAATCTTTTCAAACTTTTAAAAGATAAGAGCACGAGGTATTTTATAAATCAACAAGCCATCTCAAAGAAAAATTTAGCCCAAGTGGCGCGCGAGCATATCAAATATCTCTCTGCAAAAGAGGCAAACGAATTTGAAAATGAGAAATTTCTAAATTTGCTTGATAGGCTGGAAATTTCAAAAAATGAGAATTTTAAAGAGATAAAACAAGAATTTGAAGAGGCGTTTTTAGAATTTTCTAAAATTTCAAAAGAGCTAGCCACTATAAAAGAGGAAGAGAAAAAGGTCGAGGAGCTAAAGGAGCTTGCTAGCTTTGAGATCGAGAAGATAAGAAGCGTGGGGCCTAAAAAAGGCGAGTTTGAAGAGCTTATGGAGACTAAGAAAAGGCTTAGCAAAAAGGATAAGATAAATGAGGCGTGGGCTAGAGCTGATCGGATATTTGAGCTAGAGCATAGCGTAAATGAGGCGCTAAGTATCAGTGACCTTGATAATGGCTTTTTTGAAGATGCGATGAATGAGCTAAGAGTCGCAAGAGATAGCCTAAATATGGAGGAGCTTGACGATATCGACGTGGAAAGCGTGCTTGATAGAATAGAAGCTCTTAATGCCATCATCAGAAGATATGGCAGCGAGGAAGAGGCATTAGAAGCGCTTGATAAAAAGGAAAAAGAGCTTGCCAGATATGAAAATTTAAGCTTTGAAAAGAGCGAGCTAGAGAAGAAATTTGAAATTTTAAGCAAAAAGGCAAATGAGCTGGCTGGAATTCTAAGCAGAGCAAGGGTTGCAAATTTAAAAGAGCTTGAGACGATGATAAATTTATACCTAAAAGAGCTTTATATGCCAGATATTACACTAAAAATAGAAGAAAAAAGACTTGATATTTTAGGGCTTGATGAGGTTTGTTTAAATTTAAACGAGACCTCACTTAAAAATTTAAGTTCAGGCGAGCTAAACCGCCTAAGGCTGGCTTTTATAGCCGCATCTAGCGAGATCACAAAAACGGGCGGTGATGTCATCATACTTGATGAAATAGATGCAAATTTAAGTGGAAAAGAGGCGATGAGTATCGCAAATGTCTTACTTAAGCTTGCAAATTTTTATCAAATTTTTGCCATTTCACATCAGCCGCAGCTTAGCTCAAAGGCAAATTCGCACTTTTTAGTAGAGCGTCACGGCGAAAGCTCAGTCGTAAGAGAGCTTGACAAAGAGGAGCGTGTAAATGAGCTTGCGCGTATGATAAGCGGTGAGCATATAAGCGAAGAAGCAATAAATTTTGCTAAAGGGCTTTTAAAGTAG
- a CDS encoding lytic transglycosylase domain-containing protein produces MKAMLKIFLMFACSTLLLANTPEKSSYDTQVKILKELDIDASFMKTSHYAKMRQGIKQSQLETFTEALKNGYMYIPMVKEQIKKSGVPESFFYLAMIESGFSNHTVSNAKATGMWQFMEQTARLHGLKVGQYVDERKDPVESTIAATNYLKSLKNQFGKWYLAAMAYNCGDGALKRAIQKAGTDDLVTLLDAEKKYLPAETRNFVIKILRAAYTAKDADFLMSKDSSLLNINGGLKLVKVKVPGGTNLAQIGDSIGLSTKKMKNNNPHLKFVFTPPTLKDYYVYIPENKKQLFAENFKPFNGKNNFYAYVVKRGETLLSISKKTGVSHRAIKDYNELSTNAVSYNQKLIIPFSAQNKSQNYIVQTGDTIASLSKKFNVSEKDLKDANSFASSNLNVGANIVIP; encoded by the coding sequence ATGAAAGCAATGCTTAAAATATTTTTAATGTTTGCATGTAGTACCTTGCTACTAGCAAATACACCTGAAAAAAGCTCATACGACACTCAGGTAAAAATTTTAAAAGAGCTGGACATTGATGCTAGCTTTATGAAGACTTCTCACTATGCAAAGATGAGACAAGGTATCAAACAATCACAACTTGAAACATTTACAGAAGCTCTAAAAAATGGTTATATGTATATACCAATGGTAAAAGAGCAGATCAAAAAATCAGGCGTACCTGAGTCATTCTTTTATCTAGCTATGATAGAATCAGGCTTTTCAAATCACACAGTCTCAAACGCAAAAGCTACTGGTATGTGGCAGTTTATGGAGCAAACGGCTAGACTGCATGGCCTAAAGGTAGGACAGTATGTCGATGAGAGAAAAGATCCAGTAGAGTCTACTATCGCAGCAACAAATTATCTAAAGTCGCTTAAAAATCAATTTGGCAAATGGTATCTAGCAGCTATGGCCTATAACTGCGGCGATGGAGCCTTAAAAAGAGCTATACAAAAAGCTGGTACAGATGACCTTGTAACGCTTCTTGATGCTGAGAAAAAATACCTTCCAGCCGAAACTAGAAATTTTGTTATTAAAATTTTAAGAGCAGCATATACCGCAAAAGACGCGGACTTCTTGATGTCTAAAGATTCATCTTTATTAAATATAAATGGAGGACTAAAGCTTGTAAAAGTAAAAGTTCCAGGCGGTACAAATTTAGCTCAAATAGGCGATAGTATCGGCCTTAGTACAAAAAAGATGAAAAACAACAATCCACATTTAAAATTTGTATTTACTCCACCAACTCTAAAGGATTATTATGTTTATATCCCTGAAAATAAAAAGCAGCTTTTTGCAGAAAATTTCAAGCCATTTAATGGTAAAAATAATTTTTATGCCTACGTTGTAAAAAGGGGCGAAACATTACTTTCTATCTCTAAAAAAACAGGTGTTAGCCATAGAGCGATCAAAGACTACAACGAGCTTAGCACAAATGCCGTAAGCTATAATCAAAAACTAATTATTCCATTTTCCGCACAAAATAAATCTCAAAACTATATAGTCCAAACTGGTGATACGATAGCTTCTTTATCTAAGAAATTTAATGTGAGCGAAAAAGATTTAAAAGATGCAAATTCTTTTGCTAGTTCAAATTTAAATGTTGGAGCAAATATTGTCATACCATAA
- the aspS gene encoding aspartate--tRNA ligase: MRSHYCTDLSKADIGKEVILCGWANTYRDHGGVVFIDLRDVSGLIQLVCDPADSKEAHDVAAKVRDEYVLKAKGKVRARGEGLTNPKLKTGEIEVIVSELIIENPSEPLPFMIGDESVNEDIRLKYRFLDLRSERLQNIFKMRSRAAIAARNSLDKMGFIEFETPVLTRATPEGARDYLVPSRVYPGQFYALPQSPQLFKQLLMCSGFDKYFQIAKCFRDEDLRADRQPEFTQIDIEMSFVEQEDIINMAETMLKDIFKACGYDIKTPFRRMSYKEATETYGSDKPDLRYDLKMIDVIDIFERSSNEIFSSIAKDKKKNRIKALKVPNGDNIFSKREMNRFEEFVRKFGAQGLGYFQMKEEGLKGPLCKFFEQSDLDEIISRCELKVGDVVFFGAGKKKIVLDYMGRFRIFLAEQMGIIDQDKLEFLWVLDFPMFEQNDDGSYSAMHHPFTMPKNIDEPDLEDILSIAHDVVLNGFELGGGSIRIHKNDIQQKVFKLLGIDEEEQREKFGFLLDALTFGAPPHGGIAIGFDRLNMLVNKASSIRDVIAFPKTQRAQCPLTKAPSHASNEQLRELGLRIREKEQKA; encoded by the coding sequence ATGCGAAGTCATTATTGCACCGATCTTAGCAAAGCTGACATCGGCAAAGAAGTAATACTTTGTGGCTGGGCAAACACATATAGAGACCATGGCGGCGTTGTTTTCATCGATTTAAGAGATGTTAGCGGGCTTATACAATTAGTTTGCGATCCAGCTGATAGCAAAGAAGCACATGACGTGGCTGCAAAAGTAAGAGATGAATATGTCTTAAAAGCAAAAGGAAAAGTAAGAGCTAGAGGCGAAGGACTAACCAATCCAAAGCTAAAAACTGGCGAGATAGAAGTAATAGTAAGTGAGCTAATCATCGAAAATCCAAGCGAGCCGCTACCATTTATGATAGGCGATGAGAGCGTAAATGAGGACATTAGGCTAAAATACCGCTTTTTAGACCTTAGAAGCGAGCGCTTGCAAAATATCTTTAAAATGCGTTCTCGTGCTGCGATCGCAGCTAGAAACAGCCTAGATAAAATGGGCTTTATCGAGTTTGAAACTCCGGTTTTAACACGCGCAACTCCAGAAGGAGCGAGAGACTACCTAGTGCCAAGCCGTGTATATCCGGGTCAATTTTATGCGCTCCCACAAAGCCCACAGCTATTTAAGCAGCTTTTGATGTGCTCGGGCTTTGATAAATATTTCCAAATCGCAAAATGTTTCCGCGACGAAGATCTAAGGGCTGATCGCCAACCAGAATTTACTCAAATAGATATCGAAATGAGCTTTGTCGAGCAAGAAGATATCATAAATATGGCTGAGACGATGCTAAAAGATATATTTAAAGCCTGCGGATACGATATCAAAACGCCATTTAGACGCATGAGCTACAAAGAGGCGACCGAGACTTATGGCTCAGATAAGCCTGATCTTAGATACGATCTAAAAATGATCGATGTTATCGATATTTTCGAGCGCTCAAGCAATGAAATTTTTAGCTCAATTGCAAAAGATAAGAAGAAAAACCGCATCAAAGCACTAAAAGTGCCAAATGGCGACAACATCTTTAGCAAGCGCGAAATGAATAGATTTGAGGAATTTGTACGTAAATTTGGCGCGCAAGGTCTTGGCTACTTCCAAATGAAAGAAGAAGGACTAAAAGGCCCACTTTGTAAATTTTTCGAGCAAAGCGATCTTGACGAGATCATATCAAGATGTGAGCTAAAAGTTGGTGACGTAGTATTTTTTGGTGCTGGCAAGAAAAAAATCGTGCTTGATTATATGGGAAGATTTAGAATTTTCCTAGCTGAACAAATGGGTATCATTGATCAAGACAAACTTGAGTTTTTGTGGGTGCTTGACTTCCCAATGTTTGAGCAAAATGACGATGGCAGCTACTCTGCGATGCACCATCCATTTACTATGCCAAAAAATATAGACGAGCCTGATCTTGAGGATATCCTCTCTATCGCTCACGACGTTGTTCTAAACGGCTTTGAGCTTGGCGGCGGAAGTATAAGAATTCACAAGAACGATATCCAACAAAAAGTATTTAAACTTCTTGGCATAGATGAAGAGGAGCAGCGTGAGAAATTTGGCTTCTTGCTTGATGCCTTGACATTTGGTGCACCTCCACATGGTGGTATCGCGATCGGCTTTGATAGGCTAAATATGCTTGTAAATAAAGCAAGCTCGATCCGTGACGTCATAGCCTTCCCTAAAACACAACGTGCTCAGTGCCCACTAACAAAGGCACCAAGCCACGCTAGCAACGAACAGCTTAGGGAGCTAGGACTAAGGATAAGAGAAAAAGAACAAAAGGCTTAA
- the ppa gene encoding inorganic diphosphatase: MDVSKIKAGSNPDKINAVIEIPYGSNIKYEIDKDSGAVVVDRVLYSAMFYPANYGFVPNTLAADGDPADILVLNEYPLQAGSVIPCRLIGVLVMEDEAGMDEKLLAVPVTKIDPRYEAIKSYEDLPVATLNKIKNFFETYKILEPNKWVKVKEFKDANAAKEILDAAIKNYK, encoded by the coding sequence ATGGACGTTTCAAAGATCAAAGCTGGCTCAAACCCAGACAAAATCAATGCCGTAATCGAAATACCTTATGGCTCAAATATCAAATACGAGATCGACAAAGATAGCGGTGCAGTCGTAGTCGATCGTGTGCTTTACTCAGCAATGTTTTATCCAGCAAACTACGGCTTTGTGCCAAATACACTTGCGGCTGATGGTGATCCAGCTGATATTTTGGTACTAAATGAGTATCCACTCCAAGCTGGCAGCGTCATCCCTTGCCGCTTAATAGGCGTTTTGGTGATGGAAGATGAAGCAGGCATGGACGAGAAGCTTTTGGCTGTGCCAGTTACAAAGATCGATCCAAGATATGAAGCGATAAAAAGCTACGAAGACTTACCAGTTGCAACGCTAAATAAGATCAAAAATTTCTTTGAAACTTATAAAATTCTTGAGCCAAACAAATGGGTTAAGGTGAAAGAATTTAAAGATGCAAATGCTGCAAAAGAGATTTTAGACGCTGCGATAAAAAATTATAAATAA
- a CDS encoding type II toxin-antitoxin system RelE/ParE family toxin, translated as MIVNDGLFEIRIKSDEGIAKSIYCYEIGKRIIILLTFVKKTQKTPKSILNLAEQRLREFKDGNR; from the coding sequence ATGATCGTAAATGACGGACTATTTGAGATACGTATAAAGTCGGATGAAGGTATAGCTAAAAGCATATATTGTTATGAAATCGGCAAAAGGATAATAATCCTGCTAACTTTTGTCAAAAAAACGCAAAAAACGCCAAAAAGCATACTAAATTTGGCGGAACAAAGATTAAGGGAGTTTAAAGATGGGAACCGTTAA